One window of the Candoia aspera isolate rCanAsp1 chromosome 16, rCanAsp1.hap2, whole genome shotgun sequence genome contains the following:
- the PRDM12 gene encoding PR domain zinc finger protein 12 has protein sequence MMGSVLPAEALVLKGGLKPPSLSLAEVITSDILHSFLYGRWRNVLGEQLLEEKGGGGGGIGAAGGGGGHGNPKTAFTAEVLAQSFSGEVQKLSSLVLPSEVIIAQSSIPGEGLGIFSKTWIKAGTEMGPFTGRIISPEHVDLCKNNNLMWEVFNEDGTVRYFIDASQEDHRSWMTYIKCARNEQEQNLEVVQIGNSIFYKAIEMIPPDQELLVWYGNSHNTFLGIPGVLGIEEEQKKTKHEDFHVAEGGINTMGRMRCVICHRGFNSRSNLRSHMRIHTLDKPFICRFCNRRFSQSSTLRNHVRLHTGERPYKCQVCQSAYSQLAGLRAHQKSARHRPPNGALQPHSPALPVPHPTALGHHIPTMVL, from the exons ATGATGGGCTCCGTCCTGCCGGCCGAAGCCCTGGTGCTCAAAGGCGGCCTGAAGCCCCCCAGCCTCTCCCTGGCCGAGGTGATCACGTCGGATATCCTACACAGCTTTCTCTACGGCCGCTGGAGGAACGTCCTGGGGGAGCAGCTGCTGGAAGagaagggcggcggcggcggcgggatcGGGgcggccggcggcggcggcggccacgGGAACCCCAAAACCGCCTTCACGGCGGAGGTCTTGGCTCAGTCCTTCTCGGGAG AAGTCCAGAAGCTGTCCAGCCTGGTCCTGCCGTCGGAGGTCATCATCGCCCAGAGCTCTATCCCTGGGGAGGGGCTGGGCATTTTCTCCAAAACTTGGATCAAAGCCGGCACTGAGATGGGACCCTTTACGGGCCGGATCATCTCTCCGGAGCACGTGGACCTCTGCAAGAACAATAATCTCATGTGGGAG GTCTTCAATGAGGATGGGACTGTTCGGTACTTCATCGATGCGAGCCAAGAGGACCACCGCAGCTGGATGACCTACATCAAATGCGCCCGGAATGAACAGGAACAGAATCTGGAGGTGGTCCAAATCGGGAACAGCATCTTCTACAAAGCCATTGAG ATGATTCCACCAGATCAAGAGCTGCTGGTTTGGTATGGAAATTCCCATAATACTTTTTTGGGCATTCCTGGTGTCCTGGGAATTGAAGAGGAACAAAAGAAGACCAAGCATG agGACTTCCACGTGGCCGAGGGCGGGATCAACACGATGGGCCGCATGCGGTGCGTCATCTGCCACCGCGGCTTCAACTCCCGCAGCAACCTGCGTTCCCACATGCGGATCCATACCCTGGACAAGCCCTTCATCTGCCGTTTCTGCAACCGGCGTTTCAGCCAGTCATCCACCCTGCGCAACCACGTCCGCCTTCACACCGGGGAACGGCCGTACAAGTGTCAAGTCTGCCAAAGCGCTTACTCGCAACTGGCCGGGCTCCGGGCCCACCAGAAAAGTGCCCGACACCGGCCTCCTAATGGTGCCCTGCAGCCGCACTCGCCCGCCCTCCCTGTGCCACACCCCACCGCGCTGGGCCACCACATCCCCACCATGGTGCTGTGA